The Asterias rubens chromosome 1, eAstRub1.3, whole genome shotgun sequence genome segment tgtgacagaacaaacacccttattgcaaaAATGTGTGTCCTTTCAgtctaggcatctgaaagtttcagatgcctaataaaaggcttcaagtgagtttgtatgctaactattatttttatcaattaccaatagtgtccagtgcctttaaagagggaATCATTGTCAAAAGTTGAGTTTTAACGCAATCTATCGTGGAAACAAAGGCACAAAAAGTCATGCGTTACACAAATAAGAATCACAAAAATAGTGGGGGTAAAAGGTCAAATGCGAAAGATGGCGATTTGTGACAAATTTTAGTCCAAAATCTGCCTAAAAGtttgtacaattttttgttgatgATGGTTTTATTCTTGAGTGATGAAAGAGTGTCCAACactagtttaaaggaacattgcagaactgtttttttgcaaaaagaaaataagtTTCTGGCAACTGGTTTTGTAATCCACCATCATTAAACATAACTCGAGAaacttgtagaagtttgagatcaatcggccatctgggtcacgagaaaatagtgaagaactgattacacattttgcataagATCGATTTAAACAAAGAATGAATAAAAATGCTCACTGCACTGAGCGCCAAACTCGCGAcggatttttatattttatttctcatcaattatGACATTTCTGATATTTTacgggatgttttctactatcatcattatcagaccgtgtaagttttatgtgtTACAAATTCTGTCTCGGATTCGTCACCACAATATTAACTTGCAACCAATTCCACTGAAGCAATGGCCTATACCATTACCAGTTTAAAATCAGTTCCAGTCAGTAATAACTTAAAAGGAATAGCAATATTTCGCAGTTAACCGTAAATCAATAGTCAGAGAACTATTTTAatacaaaacttgttttttttttccagaccaACAATACTCCAAACTGAGCTCAATTTCCTTTTGGATCCTTTAGGAATTAATGTCGCGTTCTCAGTTTCAACCATGATTGGTCAGAACCGTGTACTATAACACATGTCATTTCGCTttgtaacaaataataataatatacaatcgTATCTGAGTAAAactctttaataataatatctacaTATTTTATCGTAacatacatgtttttttatatatataatatagtATTTTCACCAatatttgaaatatatttttcataTAAATTAATCCAGCGGAAGTTCATTTTATATTGCTGTATATCGGTTTTGCACTATACATTTAGACAGTAAACCTTCGCTTAGAATGcttgagaaaacattattttaaccCCTGCTCGAAATTTTAAACGGGCATACCTGCAGACAAGTTGTTATGTTAAATCCCTTCACTTGTTGTTAAGAAATACCATTATAAAGGAATAAAAGTGCATCgttactgtgtttttttttaaacttgattCGCAAAAGAAATGGTTCATCATTTCACTTTCGTGCAAGctgctaatttttgtttaaacaatgaCAGAAAATGACTGTTTAAGCCTGCATGCATTCACAAAGCGCGATAATTTGAAATCTCAACGGTAAATTATCAAATAAATCTAAAGAGCATAGAaaaatgtgacgtcacaaaataaccaaaaagGTCTTTATCTTCCATAAAATCTAGCCAGAGTATAATCATGTGTCTTCTAAagatcttaaagccattggacactttcggtaaacagtattgtccaaggcccacacttcgtgtatcacaacttatatataaaataacaaacctgtgaaattttaggctcaatcggtcatcggagtcgggagaaaataacgggaaatcccacccttgtttccgcacaattcgccgtgtcatgacatgtgtttaaaataaatccgtaattctcgttatcgagaattgatattgtttcactgttttctcaaaaggtaaagcatttcatggaataatatttcaagagaagtctctcaccattaccttctgtaaacgctgtaagtaatttgtaaatttgtgattttttttcctgtaccaaaagggtccaaggGCTTTAAGGCGCCTACACGTTCAAGAGGAACAAGAGTAATGTATACCTCCTGTTCGACATCGTTTCATTCAAACACACTATAAAGGCTACCAGTGCATCCCGACCTGACGCGTTTCGCTTATCCCTTCAATTTTTTCGTGCGTAagttcatttaaaattactttatagtcatacaaaaaatataaaaacaaagtcCTGAAGGCCGGCTATCTATACTAAAAGAAAAGTTAAAATGAATGAATTAGTTTTCTTGTATGgcattaaaggcaaagtactTAAAGATAAATGTTATTTTCTTCCCTTCAACTTTAGACAAAGTATTCTGTACGATTGCAATTATAGTTTACCAGATTACTCTCAATAGACAACTTGGCTTTTGGGTTTTGGCTTTGAGCTGCGTCAAGCTTAGACTTGTCTTGGCTTTATCCGCAACGATGGGTTGGTTTTACGGAACCAGTGATGTTATTGCatacaatgattttatttgaaaaacgtgcagtgacgtaagctttagATATctgcgttttgattggtccaaagTGATGTTTGGCTGCCAAACACACGGAgagcttactttcggtcgtcaACATAAGAGAAATCATAAACTGTATGACGTCATGTAGGATTTATCCATCAAAGTGGAATccatataaataattattactttAAGTAATTCAATGCATTAAGATCCGTGAAATGAACTTAGCTGTAGCTaccaaaatttattttctttaaaaaagtatcacatctGGTCTCTGACTTAAAACGCAAGATAAATAAATTGACGTTCATGTTAATGTTATCGGTCATCATCTAAGTTAAAAGTCACACTATGATGTGAATATATTTCCGCATCGTCGACCTTCAGACCACCGTTCATCCTTCGATTGCTGGATCCATTCTTAGGAGATTCTGTCTCTACATGTCCATTGCCCATGTCGATCACCACTGCATCCCCATTGGGTCGGTGCTGTCCTACGTCATCAACATGTGTGGTGTGATTGGCTACCTGATTACCACCGTCGGTGTGATTGGTTGCCGATCCACCATTGGGGACCATGTGACCGGATATGACCGCCagtgcaacttcgttgaccgccGTCAAATCTTCGTTGGTTGGGTcctctggtttgattggctcaTCCGTTGTAAGTTGTGCGTGACGTCGGATGCGTAGACTCTTCTCGTGCTGTTTGTAGGTTTCCGTTAGGACTACCGAAAGGCGGTAAAACTGAAGAATTAGCAGTAGGGCATTCTTACAGGTAAAGAAAATAGTTGACTGATCATAAATGCCCAAGGCGAAGATGAGATAAAGGCGAACGCAAAGGTACGGTCCGTCCTGTATGACTACTGAGGTCAGTAAGGCCCACAGCTCAGTGCCGCAGCAGAACACAGAGACTTTCTTGGAGTACCTGTACCGACGTTTGTTCAATTCTTCCAGCTCAGACCGGTACACCTTAGCGGCCACACGGCGCTTCCTGGCCTTGGTGGCAGTCAAGCCGAGGGTAAACTGCATCAAGCTCCAAGTCCACACTGCCAGGATAAGGTAGAAGATGTCCAGGTTGCAGGCGATCTTTTCCAGTCTCAGCGTCTCGGATGAGAACTCCAACATGTCTGCCGCCATGCCGATGTAGACGAGCAGGAGTTGGGACAACTGGTCACGGGTCAGCTGTCCCTTTGGTAGAAGCCAACGGCCTAAGATCAAGACGAGCATCAAGGTTTGCTGAAGAGTTGTTGAGAAGGATGATTGGAGTTCGTAAGTTTCCTGTAGGTTGGAGAAGATTATTAGTGTCATTCAAAAGCAACGGGGCCGCGAGAGGGTAGAGACGGGTCTTGGAAACATAGAGAGGGGGTGGATACATTAATGC includes the following:
- the LOC117298458 gene encoding transmembrane protein 26-like codes for the protein MNRRKAFKASMVRLVFLCHGMIAVFSAVYTTQLSEYWFIGVTSVLSMFEMILTYRLNENGEWKWFVPSAFIYLMAVTPVVWILELSMLDFRLTLQAEIGDKSNCFYKPQDFCVAGGNLTTVTRSKKAEETYELQSSFSTTLQQTLMLVLILGRWLLPKGQLTRDQLSQLLLVYIGMAADMLEFSSETLRLEKIACNLDIFYLILAVWTWSLMQFTLGLTATKARKRRVAAKVYRSELEELNKRRYRYSKKVSVFCCGTELWALLTSVVIQDGPYLCVRLYLIFALGIYDQSTIFFTCKNALLLILQFYRLSVVLTETYKQHEKSLRIRRHAQLTTDEPIKPEDPTNEDLTAVNEVALAVISGHMVPNGGSATNHTDGGNQVANHTTHVDDVGQHRPNGDAVVIDMGNGHVETESPKNGSSNRRMNGGLKVDDAEIYSHHSVTFNLDDDR